The genomic window GCGCTCAAGGTCATCGCCCGCGTCAAGGCAGAATCCGGCGCACAGAACATCAAGCTCCTCGCCGACTTCTACCACCTGGCAGTCAACGGCGACGACGTCGAATCTGTCATCGAGAACCACGCCAAGGACTTCGGCCACATCCAGATCGCCGACAACCCCGGCCGCGGCGCTCCCGGAACCGGCACCCTCCCCCTCGGCGAATGGATCGCCCGCAGCCGCGAACTCGGCTACGACGGCTACATCGGCCTCGAATACAAGGAACCGCAGGAATCGGCTTTCAGCTGGGCCATCCGCCAGCGCGCCAACGCCAACTGACTCACGACGGCGGCACCCACCACAGCGGCGGCGCTCACCAAATAGCCCGCTCGAGTTAAAACAAAGACTTTCAGAAAGAGAACCACAATGAGCAACGTTGCAGTCATCGGACTCGGAATCATGGGCCTCCCCATGGCCATCAACCTCGTCAAGGCCGGCCACACGGTCACCGGTTTCAACCGCAGCCAGGACAAGATCGACAAGCTCGTCTCCGAGGGCGGCCAGGGTGCCACCAGCATCGCTGACGCAGTCAAGGACGCCGACGTCGTCATCACCATGGTCCCGGACTCCCCCGATGTTGAGGGCGTAGTCAGCGGCAAGGACGGCGTCTTCGCCAACGCGAAGAAGGGCACCCTCTGGATCGACGCATCCAGCATCCGCCCGGACGTCGCCAAGCGCCTCTCGGACGACGCCGTAGCAGCAGGCATCCGCCCCCTCGACGCACCGGTATCCGGTGGCGAACAGGGCGCAATCGACGCCGTCCTGTCCATCATGGTCGGTGGCGAAGCTGCAGACTTCGAGGCAGCGCAGGATGTCCTCAACGCAGTGGGCAAGACCATCGTCCACGTCGGCCCGTCCGGCTCCGGCCAGACCGTCAAGGCAGCCAACCAGCTGATCGTGGCCGTGAACATTCAGGTCCTTGGCGAGGCCATCGCCTTCCTTGAGGCCTACGGCGTAGACACCGACGCAGCACTGAAGGTCCTCGGCGGCGGCTTGGCCGGCTCCAAGGTCCTCGAGCAGAAGGGTCAGAAGATGCTGGACCGCAACTTCGACCCCGGCTTCCGCCTGGCCCTCCACCACAAGGACCTCGGCATCGTCACCTCCGCGGCCCGCGAAGCCAACGTCGCTGTCCCGCTCGGCGCAGTTGTCGCCCAGCTCGTCGCCGCAACCGTCAACCAGGGCGACGGCGGCCTCGACCACTCGGGCCTCTTCAAGCAGGTCCTCCAGCTCAGCGGCCGCAGCTAACCTCAGCCGCCCAAGAGGCAACTAAGCAACAAAAGCAGGGAACCCGCCGTCGTACTTAAACGACGGCGGCTCCCTCACCACACCCAAAAACACCACAGACTTCGCCCGCAAGGGCAAAAAACAAGGAGTACACCATGGCAAAGATGCGCACCGTTGATGCGGCCGTAGCCATCCTGGAAAAGGAAGGCGCAACCGAAGCTTTCGGTCTGCCCGGCGCAGCGATCAACCCCTTCTACTCAGCAATGCGTGCCCACGGCGGTATCCGCCACACGCTGGCCCGCCACGTTGAAGGCGCCAGCCACATGGCCGACGGCTACAGCCGCGCAGCTGATGGCAACATCGGCATCTGCATCGGCACCTCGGGCCCCGCAGGCACGGACATGATCACCGGACTGTACGCAGCCCAGGCTGATTCCATCCCCATGCTCTGCATCACCGGCCAGGCACCGGTTGCCAAACTGCACAAGGAAGACTTCCAGGCTGTGGACATCGAGTCCATCGCCAAGCCGTTGACCAAGTTCGCCATGACCATCCTGGAGCCGGGCCAGGTTCCCGGCGCGTTCCAGAAGGCTTTCCAGCTGATGCGCTCGGGTCGTCCGGGCCCGGTCCTGCTGGACCTGCCCATCGACGTTCAGATGGCCGAGATCGAGTTCGACATCGACGCCTACGAGCCCCTGCCGGTGGAGAAGCCCAAGGCTTCCCGCAAGCAGCTGGAAAAGGCTTTGGACCTGCTGACCGCTGCCAAGCACCCGCTGATCGTTGCCGGTGGCGGGATCATCAACGCCGGCGCTTCGGCTCAGCTGGTTGAGCTGGCCGAGATCCTCAACGTTCCGGTTATCCCCACCCTGATGGGCTGGGGCACCATCCCGGACGACCACCAGCTGATGGCCGGCATGGTTGGCCTGCAGACCTCGCACCGCTATGGCAACGAGACGTTCCTGCAGAGCGACTTCGTGATCGGCATCGGCAACCGTTGGGCCAACCGCCACACCGGCGGCCTGGACACCTACACGGCCGGCCGTAAGTTCGTGCACATCGACATTGAGCCGACGCAGATCGGTCGCGTTTTCTCCCCGGACTTGGGCATTGCGTCCGACGCCGGTGCGGCGCTGGACGGTCTGTTGGAGCTGGCCCGCGAACGCCAGGCCGCTAAGACCCTGCCGGACTACTCGGGTTGGGTTGCCGAGTGCCAGGAGCGCAAGGGCTCCCTGCACCGCAAGACCAACTTCAACAACGTGCCCATCAAGCCGCAGCGCGTGTACCAGGAGATGAACAAGGCCTTCGGCCGCGACACCACCTACGTGTCCACCATTGGTCTGTCGCAGATCGCCGGCGCACAGATGCTGCACGTCTTCGGTGCCCGCAAGTGGATCAACGCAGGCCAGGCCGGCCCGCTGGGCTGGACCGCTCCCGCTGCATTGGGCGTAGTTCGTGGAACGCCGGACGCCACCGTTGTTGCCCTGTCCGGTGACTACGACTTCCAGTTCATGATTGAAGAACTGGCCGTTGGCGCACAGTTCAACCTGCCGTACATCCACGTTGTGGTGAACAACAGCTACCTGGGCCTGATCCGTCAGAGCCAGCGCGGCTTCAACATGGAGCAGAACGTTTCCCTGGCCTTCGAGAACATCAACTCCCCGGAGACCAACGGCTACGGCGTTGACCACATCAAGGTTGCCGAAGGCTTGGGCTGCAAGGCCATCCGTGTTGAGGACCCCAATGATCTGCCTGCCGCTTTCGACAAGGCCAAGGCACTCATGGGCGAGTTCAAGGTTCCCGTGGTGGTTGAAGTGATCCTGGAAAAGATCACCAACATCTCCATGGGCGTTGAGATCAACGGCGTGAACGAGTTCGAAGAGCTGGCAGAAACCGCGGCGGACGCTCCGACCGCGATCCTGACCAAGGCTTAAAGAAATACTGAAAGGAGGCACCGGAATGCGTGTTGTCATCGCCCCGGACAAATTCAAGGGCTCGCTGTCCGCGCCCGACGTCGCCAAGCACCTGGCAACAGGCCTGCAGGCGGGGTTTGGCAAAGGCATTGAGGCAACACGCATTCCGGTGGCCGACGGCGGCGAAGGAACCATCGACGCCGCCATCGGCTCCGGCTTCAGCCGCCGGACCACCACCGTCACCGGCCCGCTCGGCGAGCCGGTGAAGGCAGACTTCGCAGTGCGGGACCAGGAAGCTGTCATCGAAATGGCGGCGGCTTCCGGTCTCGCCCTCCTGCCGGACGGCCCCACGTCTGAAACAGCCAAGACGGCAACCAGCATCGGCACGGGCGAACTCATCCGCGCCGCACTGGACCTCGGCTGCCGCAAGATCATCCTGGGTGTGGGTGGAAGCGCCAACACCGACGCCGGTGCAGGCGTCCTGCAGGGCCTCGGCACCGTGTTCCTGGATAAGGACGGCAACGAGCTCCCCGGCGGCGGTGCAGCTCTCGCCGAAATCGAGACCATCGACTTCTCCAACTTCGACGTCCGCGTTGAGGCAACGGAGTTCGTGTTGGCGTCCGACGTCGACAATCCCCTTTTGGGGGCCAGCGGAGCCCCAGCCATCTTCGGTCCGCAGAAGGGCGCGACGCCGGACGACGTCGCCGAACTCGACGCGGCAGCAAGCCACTTCGTGGACGTGCTCGCAGCAACCACCGGGCAGCACGCCAAGTACGCCGCCAAGGCAGAAGGCGCAGGAGCGGCAGGCGGTGTCGGCTACATTGCCATCGCAGCGCTGAAGGCAGAGCGGCGGCCGGGCATCGACGTCGTGCTTGAATTCACTGAACTCGAAGAACGCCTGAAGGGCGCCGACCTGGTGATCACCGGAGAAGGCAGCCTGGACGAGCAAAGCCTGCTCGGCAAGACCCCCATGGGTGTCTCGCGGGCGGCACAACGGAACGGGGTTCCCGTGATCGCAGTGTGCGGCCGGAGTACCCTGAGCCGGGAACAACTCACGGATGCCGGCTTCCACACGGTCCACGCACTGACCGATCTGGAAAAAGATGTCCAAAAATGTATCGCTGAAGCAGGTCCGTTGCTTGAACAATTAGGTAAGCACATAGGCGTGTACCTGGCGGAACGGACCGAAAATAAGGAGTACCTCAATGTCTGAAGCAATCGGCGCCTATGACCTCGTTATCCGGGGCCAGCGCATCCTGACCACCGCCGGCCTCGCAGCACGCGAAGTTGGCATCCGCGACGGCATCATCGTCGCCATCGAACCCCTGGGCAACGGCCTGACGGGCAACGAGGTCATTGAACTCGCAGACGACGAAACCCTCATCCCCGGCCTGGTGGACACCCACGTCCACGTCAACGAGCCCGGCCGCACCGAGTGGGAAGGCTTCGCCTCCGCCACACGCGCCGCAGCCGCCGGTGGCGTGACCACCATCATCGACATGCCGCTGAACAGCATCCCGCCCACCACCAGCGTGGACGGTCTGGAGCAGAAGCGCGTGGTCGCCAAGGACCAGGCTTTTGTCGACGTCGGATTCTGGGGCGGTGCCATCCCGGGCAACAAGAGCGACCTCCGCCCGCTGCACGACGAAGGCGTTTTCGGCTTCAAGTGCTTCCTCCTGCACTCCGGCGTGGACGAATTCCCGCACCTGGACGCGGACGAGATGGAAGAGGACATGGCTGAGCTCAAGTCCTTCGACTCCCTCATGATCGTCCACGCTGAGGACTCCCACGCCATTGACCGCGCCCCGCACCCCGGCGGCGACCACTACGAAACCTTCCTCGCCTCCCGCCCCCGCGGCGCCGAGAACAAGGCAATCGCCGAGGTCATCGAACGTGCCCGCTGGACCGGCGCCCGCGCCCACATCCTGCACCTCTCCTCCTCGGACGCACTGCCTATGATCGCGTCAGCGAAGCGCGACGGCGTCAACCTCACCGTTGAGACCTGCCCGCACTACCTGACGCTCATGGCCGAAGAAATCCCCGACGGCGCCACGGCCTACAAGTGCTGCCCGCCCATCCGCGAGGCCTCCAACCGCGAGCTCCTCTGGAAGGGCCTGCAGGAGGGCACCATCGACTGCATCGTCTCGGACCACTCCCCCTCCACACTGGATCTGAAGGACCTGGAGAACGGCGACTTCGCAGTAGCTTGGGGCGGCGTTTCCTCGCTCCAGCTGGGCCTGTCCCTGATCTGGACCGAAGCCCGCCACCGCGGCATCCCGCTGGAACAGGTGGTTTCCTGGATGGCTGAGAAGCCCGCCGCCCTGGCCCGCCTGCACAACAAGGGCCAGCTCGCACTTGGCTACGACGCCGACTTCTCCATCTTCGCCCCGGACGAAGCGTTCGTTGTGGACGTCACCAAGCTCAAGCACAAGAACCCGATCACGCCGTACGACGGCCGTCCGCTGGCCGGCGTCGTCCGCAAGACCTACCTGCGCGGCACCCCGATCGACGGCCAGAACCCCGGCGGCAAGCTGCTCCGCCGCGGCAACGTTTAGGTCAACCGTCATGGCAGTCAATGCCTACGGGCCGCCGCCGTCGCGAGGGCCCGCAGCACGCGGATCTTTCACGGGACGCGGCCCGAACCCCCGCAGCGTTAATGACCGGAACGGCCTCACCGCCCACGGGCTGGCCCTCTGGGTCAACCCGGCCGAGGGCGACGAGATCGATCCCGCAGTCTGGGAGCGGGCAGCACGCCTTGTGCTGGCCCGCGCCATGAAACTTGCCCCGGAGGCGGAAGTCCGCATCTGGCCCGCCACCGGGGCAGAGCACTCCGGCGTCGGCGACACTTCCTGGGGCGGCACTCCGCAGGAAGCCGCCGACGCCGGTACCAACGGCTCTCTCTCGCTGGCCGATGCCCTCGCGGAGGCGCGTTCGGTGACGCGTGCGGAAGCCGTTTCCGACGGCGGCGACAGCACCGAAGAGGGCGGCAGCACCGCCGTCGAGCCCGTAACGTTGGCCAGCCGCCGCAGTCAACTTGCGGTGGACCTCGCCGCTGAAGTAGTGCTGCTGGACGGCGAGCCAGTTTCCTTTACTGGCATGGAATACAAGCTGCTGCGCTACCTCGTGGTTAACTGCTCACGGGCCATCAGCCGTGAAGAATTGCAACGTTTTTTGGAGTCATTTGACCTCCCCGGCGCTGCATTTCGCTCGATCGACGTTTATGTTGGAAGGGTGCGGCGGAAGCTAGGCTCCGCCCGTCACACCGTCGCCACCGTCCGTGGTGGCGGCTACCAGTTCGTGCCAGGCCCTTATGCCACAGTGCGCGGACCTGCGGAATACAGCATCTAGATTCGCTGTTGTAAAAGATCAACGCCCCGCAATTTGCTTGACCGCTGTTGTTTGAAATGAAGGCCGGCTGTTTGCCGGTGAAACGTAAAGGATCGCCATGACCCAGAAACTCCTCGTCGGAACGCAAGCACCTGATTTCGCGCTTCTCGACGCCGACGGCACCAAGGTCTCGCTGTCCGACTACCGCGGACGCAACGTCATTGTGTACTTCTACCCGAAGGCAGCCACCCCCGGCTGCACCACCGAAGCCTGCGATTTCCGCGACAACCTCGCCAGCCTGCAGGGCAAGGGCTACGAGGTCATCGGGATCTCCCCGGACGCCCCGGAAGCACTCTCCAAGTTCACCGGTGAATTTGCGCTGACCTTCCCGCTGCTCTCCGACGAAGACCACAAGGTCGCCCTCGCCTACGGCGCCTGGGGCGAGAAGCTGGTTGACGGCGAAATCGTGGAAGGCCTGGTGCGCTCCACCGTTGTCCTGGACGGCGAAGGCACCGTGAAGCTCACGCAGTACCAGGTCAGCGCGCAGGGCCACGTCCAGGCGCTGAAGGAAGAGCTGGGCGTCTAACCCTCTCGCACATCCCCGGGCCTGAGCCGAACCCTCTTCCACATCCCCCGGGCCTGAGCGAATCCCTCTCTCACATCCCCCGGGCCTGAGCCCAACGCTCTTCCACATCCCCGGGCCTGAGCCCAACGCTCTTCCACATCCCCCGGGCCTGAGCCGAACGCTCTTCCACATCCCCCGGGCCTGAGCGAATCCCTCTCTCACATCCCCCGGGCCTGAGCCCAACGCTCTCTCACATAACTGCACAAAACCTGTAACGCCCGCCCACTTTTATGAGCGGGCGTTTCATGTACCGTGACTAAACGTGACAAATACCCAGCAGCATTAGTTAATGGAGCCATGGTCTCTCCCACGCCCGTCCGCCACGCTGTAGTCGTCGAAGATGACGCCGACATCCGTGGCCTCCTCGTCCTGGTCCTCGAGCAGCTCGACTTTGTGGTGACCGAAGCACCTGACGGCTTGTCCGGCGTCGAGGCTGTCCGCAACACCAACGCTGAATTGGTGACCCTGGATGTGAACCTCCCGGACATCGACGGCATGGAAGTGTGCAAGCGCCTGCGCGAATTCTCGGACGCTTACATCCTGATGCTGACCGCCAGGGCCGATGAGATCGACCGCCTGAACGGCCTGGACATCGGTGCCGACGATTACATCAACAAGCCCTTCAGCCCCAAGGAACTCCAGGCCCGCATCCGGGCACTGTTCCGCCGGGCCCGCACACCTGCCGCTCCTGCCGAAGACACCGCCCAGATGGACGAACTTGCGCGCGCAGCCGTGGTGCAACAGAGCCTCCTGCCCCGGGAAACAGTGCGGCTTGAGGGATACGACGTCGCCGGCGCCTTCCGCCCGACCCGCAGCGTCGGCGGGGACTTCTACGACTGGTACCAGACCAGGGACGGCATGCACCTGACGTTCGCGGATGCCATGGGCAAAGGCATGGGTGCGGCCCTGATCGCAGCCACAGTCCGCGCCGTGATGCGGTCGGTAGCGGACACCCCGGCCATCGACGCCGCCTTCACCTCGGCCAGCGCCACCATCACCACAGACCTGGACCAGTCCGGTTCCTTCGCCACCATGTTCCATGCACGGCTGGACGCCCCTTCCGGAAAGCTCAGCTACATCGACGCCGGTCACGGCCTCGCGCTGTACATCCCGGCTGAGGGGGCGGTCCAGAGGTTGGTTTCCGCCGGCCCCCCGGTGGGCATCCTCGAAGGACAGCACTGGCCCGCCGCTGAGCTGTTGATGGAGCCCGGCGACACCCTGGTGATCGTCAGCGACGGCGTGCTGGACGCCCACGCTTCCCTCGAAGATTTCATCCGGAACGTGGAAAAGTCGGCGCGGAGCGAGGCAACCTCGGACGGCGTATGCGCTGCCCTTCTTGAGTTGGCACCCGCGGCGACAGCGGAAGACGACGTGACCGCCGTCGTCGTTCGCAGAAAACCTGACGTCCGACTCTAACGAACCACAAAAAAGGGGGGATTGTGACACGTTTCTGGACCCGGCTGTTCGTTGTCCTGACAGTCATTTTGGGCGTCAACTATGTGGCGTGGCGCTGGATGGCCTCGCTGAACTGGGAGGCGTGGTGGATCGCCGTTCCGTTGGTGATCGCCGAAACGTACAGCCTCATTGACGTGATCCTGTTCGGCCTGACCGTGTGGAACCTCAAGATCCGCAAGCCGCCTCCCGCTCCCCCGGCTGACGCCACCGTGGACGTCTTCATCACCACGTACAACGAGCCGCTGGATCTGGTGATGACCACGGCACTGGCCGCCAAGGACATCCGCTGGCCGCACAGCACCTGGATACTCGACGACGGCGATCGTCCCGAGATGCGCCAACTCGCCAAGTCGCACGGGATTGGCTACGTGACGCGTGGCGCGGAC from Arthrobacter sp. StoSoilB20 includes these protein-coding regions:
- a CDS encoding 2-hydroxy-3-oxopropionate reductase, which encodes MSNVAVIGLGIMGLPMAINLVKAGHTVTGFNRSQDKIDKLVSEGGQGATSIADAVKDADVVITMVPDSPDVEGVVSGKDGVFANAKKGTLWIDASSIRPDVAKRLSDDAVAAGIRPLDAPVSGGEQGAIDAVLSIMVGGEAADFEAAQDVLNAVGKTIVHVGPSGSGQTVKAANQLIVAVNIQVLGEAIAFLEAYGVDTDAALKVLGGGLAGSKVLEQKGQKMLDRNFDPGFRLALHHKDLGIVTSAAREANVAVPLGAVVAQLVAATVNQGDGGLDHSGLFKQVLQLSGRS
- the gcl gene encoding glyoxylate carboligase, translated to MAKMRTVDAAVAILEKEGATEAFGLPGAAINPFYSAMRAHGGIRHTLARHVEGASHMADGYSRAADGNIGICIGTSGPAGTDMITGLYAAQADSIPMLCITGQAPVAKLHKEDFQAVDIESIAKPLTKFAMTILEPGQVPGAFQKAFQLMRSGRPGPVLLDLPIDVQMAEIEFDIDAYEPLPVEKPKASRKQLEKALDLLTAAKHPLIVAGGGIINAGASAQLVELAEILNVPVIPTLMGWGTIPDDHQLMAGMVGLQTSHRYGNETFLQSDFVIGIGNRWANRHTGGLDTYTAGRKFVHIDIEPTQIGRVFSPDLGIASDAGAALDGLLELARERQAAKTLPDYSGWVAECQERKGSLHRKTNFNNVPIKPQRVYQEMNKAFGRDTTYVSTIGLSQIAGAQMLHVFGARKWINAGQAGPLGWTAPAALGVVRGTPDATVVALSGDYDFQFMIEELAVGAQFNLPYIHVVVNNSYLGLIRQSQRGFNMEQNVSLAFENINSPETNGYGVDHIKVAEGLGCKAIRVEDPNDLPAAFDKAKALMGEFKVPVVVEVILEKITNISMGVEINGVNEFEELAETAADAPTAILTKA
- a CDS encoding glycerate kinase codes for the protein MRVVIAPDKFKGSLSAPDVAKHLATGLQAGFGKGIEATRIPVADGGEGTIDAAIGSGFSRRTTTVTGPLGEPVKADFAVRDQEAVIEMAAASGLALLPDGPTSETAKTATSIGTGELIRAALDLGCRKIILGVGGSANTDAGAGVLQGLGTVFLDKDGNELPGGGAALAEIETIDFSNFDVRVEATEFVLASDVDNPLLGASGAPAIFGPQKGATPDDVAELDAAASHFVDVLAATTGQHAKYAAKAEGAGAAGGVGYIAIAALKAERRPGIDVVLEFTELEERLKGADLVITGEGSLDEQSLLGKTPMGVSRAAQRNGVPVIAVCGRSTLSREQLTDAGFHTVHALTDLEKDVQKCIAEAGPLLEQLGKHIGVYLAERTENKEYLNV
- the allB gene encoding allantoinase AllB; this translates as MSEAIGAYDLVIRGQRILTTAGLAAREVGIRDGIIVAIEPLGNGLTGNEVIELADDETLIPGLVDTHVHVNEPGRTEWEGFASATRAAAAGGVTTIIDMPLNSIPPTTSVDGLEQKRVVAKDQAFVDVGFWGGAIPGNKSDLRPLHDEGVFGFKCFLLHSGVDEFPHLDADEMEEDMAELKSFDSLMIVHAEDSHAIDRAPHPGGDHYETFLASRPRGAENKAIAEVIERARWTGARAHILHLSSSDALPMIASAKRDGVNLTVETCPHYLTLMAEEIPDGATAYKCCPPIREASNRELLWKGLQEGTIDCIVSDHSPSTLDLKDLENGDFAVAWGGVSSLQLGLSLIWTEARHRGIPLEQVVSWMAEKPAALARLHNKGQLALGYDADFSIFAPDEAFVVDVTKLKHKNPITPYDGRPLAGVVRKTYLRGTPIDGQNPGGKLLRRGNV
- a CDS encoding winged helix-turn-helix domain-containing protein, giving the protein MAVNAYGPPPSRGPAARGSFTGRGPNPRSVNDRNGLTAHGLALWVNPAEGDEIDPAVWERAARLVLARAMKLAPEAEVRIWPATGAEHSGVGDTSWGGTPQEAADAGTNGSLSLADALAEARSVTRAEAVSDGGDSTEEGGSTAVEPVTLASRRSQLAVDLAAEVVLLDGEPVSFTGMEYKLLRYLVVNCSRAISREELQRFLESFDLPGAAFRSIDVYVGRVRRKLGSARHTVATVRGGGYQFVPGPYATVRGPAEYSI
- the bcp gene encoding thioredoxin-dependent thiol peroxidase produces the protein MTQKLLVGTQAPDFALLDADGTKVSLSDYRGRNVIVYFYPKAATPGCTTEACDFRDNLASLQGKGYEVIGISPDAPEALSKFTGEFALTFPLLSDEDHKVALAYGAWGEKLVDGEIVEGLVRSTVVLDGEGTVKLTQYQVSAQGHVQALKEELGV
- a CDS encoding SpoIIE family protein phosphatase, with amino-acid sequence MVSPTPVRHAVVVEDDADIRGLLVLVLEQLDFVVTEAPDGLSGVEAVRNTNAELVTLDVNLPDIDGMEVCKRLREFSDAYILMLTARADEIDRLNGLDIGADDYINKPFSPKELQARIRALFRRARTPAAPAEDTAQMDELARAAVVQQSLLPRETVRLEGYDVAGAFRPTRSVGGDFYDWYQTRDGMHLTFADAMGKGMGAALIAATVRAVMRSVADTPAIDAAFTSASATITTDLDQSGSFATMFHARLDAPSGKLSYIDAGHGLALYIPAEGAVQRLVSAGPPVGILEGQHWPAAELLMEPGDTLVIVSDGVLDAHASLEDFIRNVEKSARSEATSDGVCAALLELAPAATAEDDVTAVVVRRKPDVRL